In the genome of Amphiura filiformis chromosome 4, Afil_fr2py, whole genome shotgun sequence, one region contains:
- the LOC140149733 gene encoding late histone H2B.2.1-like: MPAKTSGKGAKKAGKAKGSSVAGKRRRRRKESYGIYIYKVLKQVHPDTGISSKAMSIMNSFVNDIFERIAGESSRLANYNKKATISSREIQTAVRLLLPGELAKHAVSEGTKAVTKYTTSK; the protein is encoded by the coding sequence ATGCCTGCCAAGACTAGCGGAAAGGGAGCAAAGAAGGCCGGTAAGGCCAAGGGTAGTTCAGTAGCTGGCAAAAGGCGTAGACGCCGAAAGGAAAGCTACGgcatctacatctacaaggtGCTCAAGCAGGTGCACCCAGACACTGGTATCTCCAGCAAGGCCATGAGCATCATGAACAGCTTTGTCAACGATATCTTCGAGCGCATCGCTGGTGAGTCTTCCCGTTTGGCTAACTACAACAAGAAGGCAACCATCAGCAGCCGTGAGATCCAGACTGCTGTCCGTCTTCTGTTGCCTGGTGAGCTGGCCAAGCACGCCGTCAGCGAAGGCACCAAGGCTGTCACCAAGTACACTACCTCCAAGTAA